The genome window acagtgtaaatttgctgtcccctcaaaataactcaacacacagccattaatgtctaaaccgctggaaacaaaagtgagtacacccctaagtgataatgtccaaattgggcccaattagccattttccctccctggtgtcatgtgacttgttagtgttacaaggtctcaggtgtgaatggggagcaggtgtgttaaatttggtgtcatcactctcacactccctcatactggtcactgtaagatcaacatggcacctcatggcaaagaactcttcgaggatctgaaaaaaagaattgttgctctacataaagatggcctaggctgtaagaagattgccaagactctgacactgagctgcagcacggtggccaagaccatacagtggtttaacaggacaggttccactcagaacacgcctcgccatggtcgaccaaagaagttgagtgcacgtactcagcctcatatccagaggttgtgtttgggaaatagacgtatgagtgctgccagcattgctgcagaggttgaaggggtggggggtcagcctctCAGTGCtgagaccatatgccgcacactgcatcaaattggtgtgcatggctgtcgtcccagaagaaATTCTCTTctgaagatgatgcacaagaaagcccacaaacagtttgctgaagacaagcagactaaggacatggattactggaaccatgtcctgtggtctgatgagaccaagataaagttATTTGGTTCAGAAGGTGggaagcatgtgtggcggcaaccaggtcaggagtacaaagacaagtgtgtcttgcctacagtcaagcatggtggtgggagtgtcatggtctggggctgcatgagtgctgctggcactggggagctacagttcattgagggaaccatgaatgccaacatgtactgtgacatactgaagcagaacatgtctcccttcggagactgggccgcagggcactattccagcatgataacgaccccaaactcACCTctaagacgaccactgccttgctaaagaagctgagggtgaaggtgatggactaaaccctattgagcatctgtggggcatcctcaaatggaaggtagaggagcacaaggtctctaacatccaccagctccgtgatgttgtcatggaggagaggaagaggactccagtggcaacctgtggagctctggtgaactccatgcccaagagggttaaggcagtgctggaaaataatggtggccacacaaaatattgacactttgggcccaatttggacaatttcacttagggatgtactcacttttgttgccagcggtttagacattaatggctgtgtgttgagttattttgaggggacagcaaatttacactgttacacaagatgtacactcactactttacactgtagcaaagtgtcatttcttcagtgttgtcacaggaaaagatatcatcaaatatttacaaaaatgtcaggggtgtactcacttttgtgggaTACTGTATATTACGGCATCGCTTCTGGTGTGAAATAACATCTGTTTGAATATTACAGGATTTGACCTGTGTGccagtatgtgaaaaaaaaacagtgatagGAGGAAAAACTGAGTGTGTGTTGATACCTTGGGGATATTTCTTCACCAGGGAAGGAACTTATGCTCAAATTGGTCAAGGCAGTTCACAAGTGGTGTAAGGTCTAGCTTTATTTGctcattttgaaacatttcttttaatCTGTTACAGAGATCAGTTGAGATGCACAGAAATGTCTATTGAAGCTTCTCAGAGCAATTGCTGCATAATACCCCAAAGCCTCATTTGTATATAGGTCTTCTGAATGGATTATGCTACTAAACTCACAGAGCAACATTCTGCTTGTACTGACAACgtacatttgtttttacagaACCATTTTACCAGCTTTCCAAACAGGTAACAGGTACATTTCATTCACatgacacaaaagaaaaaaagcatgtcTATAGACTGTAATGACTAAAATAGCTGACTACTGAAAGATATATGGTGTTAGCTTGCTAATGCTAGCCATGTTAAAGCCATCTGGAAACCACGGCATGTGCGACTATAGCAAAAGCTCTTTTGGTCTTTGTTGACCTTTGTGCTTTATGTCTGTTCAAGAGTTTCTTTAGTTCTGGTCAGGTATAAATACAGGGGTTAAACCAGTCAGGTGGGCAGTTCAGCAGTTGGAAGCAGCTTGGACAAGTCAAACCAGTCACCATGACCATGGGCAGGGTAAACACTGCAAGaacattaaacatttgtttaatttcaaaTAATTGCTCATTGTTGATCATTGCAATGCTACTAAGGTAGCATAAACAAATGTGCCCAACTTTCAATTTGCTCAAAGGTTCTTTCTACCAAAAGCATTGATACTCTTCTTGTGAGACTGATTCTGAAACTCCTCACCCAAACAGGTTATCTTCTATGAGGACAGGAACTTCATGGGGCGCTCCTATGAGTGCACCGGTGATTGTTCCGATATGCACTCTTACATGAGCCGCTGCCACTCCTGCAGGGTGGAGAGCGGCTGCTGGATGGTCTACGACCGCACCAACTTCATGGGAAACCAGTATTTCATGAGGAGGGGCGAGTACGCTGACTACATGAACATGTGGGGCTGGGGAAACAACTGCATCAGGTCCTGCCGCATGATCCCCATGGTATGCTATTGGATGTAACATACTTTTTAGGATACATATATCCCAATAGGTGTTTTTACCCTAAAAAGACGGTGTTTGTCCTCTTCCCAAACAGTACAGAGGATCCTACAGAATGAGGATCTATGAGAGGGACAACTTCATGGGTCAGATGTATGAGATGTCGGACGACTGCGATTCCTTCATGGATCGTTACCACTGGTCCAACGGCTGCATGTCCTGCCATGTGATGGACGGCCACTGGCTCATGTACGAGCAACCCCACTACAGAGGCAGGATGTGGTACTTCAGGCCTGGAGAGTACAGGAACTTCAGAGACTACGGTGGCATGAGGTTCATGAGCATGAGGCGCATCATGGACTCCTGGTATTAAAAGCAAACTGTGCTAAATTGACAATAAAGAAATTTCGAATAATCAAAATACAGAAAAGCGTTTGTGTTTTCCCTCCATAACGATCTCACCGTATCTCCATAAAGACGtttttaagaaaacattttagaaacCACTCCATTTGACAGTAATGAAGCACAATATGTCCTCCCATGACCTCCCAAGATTTGCTGGACTACCATGGATGAAGGTACAGGATTGGTTGGGGTGGTTATCTTGCACTAATATCTTAATagactttatattaaaattgTAACACCTCAAATAAAGCCAGTCCcatttttcctgtaatttaatttgtgCTTTATAAAGTTATTCAAAAATAGTACAAAAGTGTTTAATCCAAGGTTATGACATAAAGCCACACCAACCACACTATGACCTTTCAACTATTTACCTTCAACCACCAAACTCATTTCAGAGCAAAGTTGATTGAATCAAACACATTTTGAGATTTcattaaaacacattcaaatCAATACGCAAAAGagttcagcaaattcatcagaAAACAGCAAAGTATTGCAATGCATAACCAGCCATTGTTAAATTCTCATTCGACTAAGTCATTTTGagacacatttattaaaaaaaaaagatgcatctGACCCTGCTTGGGTGTTTACTCCAAGTTTTAATTCTCAAGCACATGTTTTAAAGCAGCAATGTGTTTTGGCCACCCTGCCCAGATCTGACTCATAATTACTCAATTACTTTACAGACAACATTGGGTTCATTAATTGCTGATCATTTGCAGGGTCATTTCTTCTACCAAAAGGTATGACTGTATACTCAAAGCTGATGTTCCAAAAAGCAAAGATCTCTGATGTTCACTGGATTAATGGAATGTATCGATTTTCAACAATCCACCTTAGTGGCATATGCAGAGGTTCCTGTTTTATCCATGGAACCCTCCAAGTGAAGAAAAGCAATACAATCTCACTTAGTGATTATGTTAAGGCaatttttgaatcattttaacAATTTGTCAAACCTATTAATTTGAAAGATACTCGGCGAAATCTTCTGGTATGATATGAATAGTGGAAAACGTTTGCCAAACATCCACAATGCAACACCAGGATGATGAgcttcattatatttttttacttgcaTAGTTAATGTCTTCCGCCCAGAGTACAAATATGAAAAAGGTATTGGAGAGTACATTCGTAGTCTCGTCAGAGTAAGACCATTTCAGTAGTTGTGAGTAACAAACTCTGCTGTAAAATACCCTAGATTAATTAGAATGAACcagaattaattaatattaataattaactaGAATAGGACCATAATAGCAGGTGACAGTGGCTTAACACATTGAGCTTTCTCTCTCAATGTACAGGTTTTCTGTGGTTGATgctgaggtgtatagtgagatAAATAAGGTCAAATTTCAGGGCTCCTCAGTgttacataaaacataaaattacaTTCAGTAtcccacaaaagtgagtacacccctgacatttttgtaaatatttgatgatatcttttcatgtgacgacactgaagaaatgacactttgctacaatgtaaagtagtgagtgtacagcttgtgtaacagtgtaaatttgctgtcccctcaaaataactcaacacacagccattaatgtctaaaccgctggcaacaaaagtgagtacacccctaagtgaaaatgtccaaattgggcccaattagccattttccctccccggtgtcatgtgacttgttagtgttacaaggtctcaggtgtggaCAAggtgcaggtgtgttaaatttggtgtcatcgctctcacactccctcatactggtcactggaagttcaacatggcacctcatggcaaagacctctctgaggatctgaaaaaaagaattgttgctctacataaagatggcctaggctataagaagattgccaagaccctgacactgagctgcagcacggtggccaagaccatacagcggtttaacaggacaggttccactcagaacacgcctcgccatggtcgaccaaagaagctgAGTGCACGTACTCAGcctcatatccagaggttgtgtttgggaaatagacgtatgagtgctgccagcactgctgcagaggttgaaggggtggggggtcagcctctCAGTGCtgagaccatatgccgcacactgcatcaaattggtgtgcatggctgtcgtcccagaagaaattctcttctaaagatgatgcacaagaaagcccgcaaacagtttgctgaagacaagcagactaaggacatggattactggaaccatgtcctgtggtctgatgagaccaagataaacttatttggttcagatggtgggaagcatgtgtggcggcaaccaggtgaagaGTACAAAGACGAGTGTGTCTTGCcttcagtcaagcatggtggtgggagtgtcatggtctggggctgcatgagtgctgctggcactggggagctacagttcattgagggaaccttgaatgccaacatgtactgtgacatactgaagcaaaacatgtctcccttcggagactgggccgcagggcactattccagcatgataacgaccccaaactcACCTctaagacgaccactgccttgctaaagaagctgagggtgaaggtgatggactaaaccctattgagcatctgtggggcatcctcaaatggaaggtagaggagcacaaggtctctaacatccaccagctccgtgatgttgtcatggaggagtggaagaggactccagtggcaacctgtggagctctggtgaactccatgcccaagagggttaaggcagtgctggaaaataatggtggccacacaaaatattgacactttgggcccaatttggacattttcacttaggggtgtactcacttttgttgccagcggtttagacattaattgctgtgtgttgagttattttgaggggacagcaaatttacactgttacacaagctgtacactcactactttacattgtagcaaagtgtcatttcttcagtgtcgtcacatggaaagatatcatcaaatatttacaaaaatgtcaggggtgtactcacttttgtgggaTACTGTATATTACGGCATCGCTTCTGGCGTGTAATAACATCTGTGTTTGAATATTACAGGATTTGACCTGTGTGCCAgtatgtggaaaaaaagaagaagaaaaaaacagtgataGGAGGAAAAACTGAATGTGTGTTGATACCTTGGGAAGGAAGGTTGATACCAGGGAAGGAACTTATGCTCAAATTGGTCAAAGCAGTTCACTAGTGGTGTAAGGTCTAGCTTTATTTGctcattttgaaacatttcttttaaacttttttttttaacatttcttttaaacattttgaaacatttcttttaaacagagaTCAGTTGAGATGCACAGAAATGTCTATTGAAGCTTCTCAGAGCAATTGCTGCATAATACCCCAAAGCCTCATTTGTATATAGGTCTTCTGAATGGATTATGCTACTAAACTCACAGAGCAACATTCTTCTTGTACTGACAACgtacatttgtttttacagaACCATTTTACCAGCTTTCCAAACAGGTAACAGGTACATTTCATTCACatgacacaaaagaaaaaaagcatgtcTATGGACTGTAATGACTAAAATAGCTGACTACTGAAAGATATATGGTGTTAGCTTGCTAATGCTAGCCATGTTAAAGCCATCTGGAAACCACGGCATGTGGGACTATAGCAAAAGCTCTTTCGGTCTTTGTTGACCTTTGTGCTTTATGTCTGGTCAAGAGTTTCTTTAGTTCTGGTCAGGTATAAATACAGGGGTTAAACCAGTCAGGTGGGCAGTTCAGCAGTTGGAAGCAGCTTGGACAAGTCAAACCAGTCACTATGACCATGGGCAGGGTAAACACTGCAAGaacattaaacatttgtttaatttcaaaTAATTGCTCATTGTTGATCTTTGCAATGCTTCTAAGGTAGCATAAACAAATGTGCCCAACTTTCAATTTGCTCAAAGGTTCTTTCTACCAAAAGCATTGATACTCTTCTTGTGAGACTGATTCTGAAACTCCTCACCCAAACAGGTTATCTTCTATGAGGACAGGAACTTCATGGGGCGCTCCTATGAGTGCACCGGTGATTGTTCCGATATGCACTCTTACATGAGCCGCTGCCACTCCTGCAGGGTGGAGAGCGGCTGCTGGATGGTCTACGACCGCACCAACTTCATGGGAAACCAGTATTTCATGAGGAGGGGCGAGTACGCTGACTACATGAACATGTGGGGCTGGGGAAACAACTGCATCAGGTCCTGCCGCATGATCCCCATGGTATGCTATTGGATGTAACATACTTTTTAGGATACATATATCCCAATAGGTGTTTTACCCTAAAAAGACGGTGTTTGTCCTCTTCCCAAACAGTACAGAGGATCCTACAGAATGAGGATCTATGAGAGGGACAACTTCATGGGTCAGATGTATGAGATGTCGGACGACTGCGATTCCTTCATGGATCGTTACCACTGGTCCAACGGCTGCATGTCCTGCCATGTGATGGACGGCCACTGGCTCATGTACGAGCAACCCCACTACAGAGGCAGGATGTGGTACTTCAGGCCTGGAGAGTACAGGAACTTCAGAGACTACGGTGGCATGAGGTTCATGAGCATGAGGCGCATCATGGACTCCTGGTATTAAAAGCAAACTGTGCTAAATTGACAATAAAGAAATTTCGAATAATCAAAATACAGAAAAGCGTTTGTGTTTTCCCTCCATAACGATCTCACCGTATCTCCATAAAGACGtttttaagaaaacatttaGGAAACCACTCCATTTGACAGTAATGAAGCATATGTCCTCCCATGACCTCCCAAGATTTGCTGGACTACCATGGATGAAGGTACAGCATTTGTTGGGGTGGTTATCTTGCACTAATATCTTAATagactttatattaaaattgTAACACCTCAAATAAAGCCAGTCCCATTTTTCCTGTCATTTAATTTGTGCTTTATAAAGTTATTCAAAAATAGTACAAAAGTGTTTAATCCAAGGTTCTGACATAAAGCCACACCAACCACACTATGACTTTTCAACTATTTACCTTCAACCACCAAACTCATTTCAGAGCAAAGTTGATTGAATCAAACACATTTTGAGATTTcattaaaacacattcaaatCAATACGCAAAAGagttcagcaaattcatcagaAAACAGCAAAGTATTGCAATGCATAACCAGCCATTGTTAAATTCTCATTCGACTAAGTCATTTTGagacacatttattaaaaaaaaaaaaaagatgcatctGACCCTGCTTGGGTGTTTACTCCAAGTTTTAATTCTCAAGCACATGTTTTAAAGCAGCAATGTGTTTTGGCCACCCTGCCCAGATCTGACTCATAATTACTCAATTACTTTACAGACAACATTTGGTTCATTAATTGCTGATCATTTGCAGGGTCATTTCTTCTACCAAAAGGTATGACTGTATACTCAAAGCTGATGTTCCAAAAAGCAAAGATCTCTGATGTTCACTGGATTAATGGAATGTATCGATTTTCAACAATCCACCTTAGTGGCATATGCAGAGGTTCCTGTTTTATCCATGGAACCCTCCAAGTGAAGAAAAGCAATACAATCTCACTTAGTGATTATGTTAAGGCaatttttgaatcattttaacAATTTGTCAAACCTAGTAATTTGAAAGATACTCGGCGAAATCTTCTGGTATGATATGAATAGTGGAAAACGTTTGCCAAACATCCACAATGCAACACCAGGATGATGAgcttcattatatttttttacttgcaTAGTTAATGTCTTCCGCCCAGAGTACAAATATGAAAAAAGGTATTGGAGAGTACATTCGTAGTCTCGTCAGAGTAAGACCATTTCAGTAGTTGTGAGTAACAAACTCTGCTGTAAAATACCCTAGATTAATTAGAATGAACcagaattaattaatattaataattagctAGAATAGGACCATAATAGCAGGTGACAGTGGCTTAACACATTGAGCTTTCTCTCTCAATGTACAGGTTTTCTGTGGTTGATgctgaggtgtatagtgagatAAATAAGGTCAAATTTCAGGGCTCCTCAGTGTTACGTAAAACATAaaattacatacagtatctcacaaaagtgagtacacccctgacatttttgtaaatatttcatgatatcttttcatgtgacaacactgaagaaatgacactttgctacagtgtaaagtagtgagtgtacagcttgtgtaacagtgtaaatttgctgtcccctcaaaataactcaacacacagccattaatgtctaaaccgctggcaacaaaagtgagtacacccctaagtgaaaatgtccaaattgggcccaattagccattttccctccccagtgtcatgtgacttgttagtgttacaaggtctcaggtgtggaCAAggtgcaggtgtgttaaatttggtgtcatcgctctcacactctctcatacaggtcactggaagttcaacattcCCCCTCATGGCAAAGacctctctgaggatctgaaaaaaagaattgttgctctacataaagatggcctaggctataagaagattgccaagaccctgacactgagctgcagcacggtggccaagaccatacagaggtttaacaggacaggttccactcagaacaggcctcgccatggtggaccaaagaagctgagtgcacgtactcagcatcatatccagaggttgtgtttgggaaatagacgtatgagtgctgccagcattgctgcagaggttgaaggggtggggggtcagcctctCAGTGCtgagaccatatgccgcacactgcatcaaattggtgtgcatggctgtcgtcccagaagaaattctcttctaaagatgatgcacaagaaagcccgcaaacagtttgctgaagacaagcagactaaggacatggattactggaaccatgtcctgtggtctgatgagaccaagataaacttatttggttcagatggtgggaagcatgtgtggcggcaaccaggtgaagagtacaaagacaagtgtgtcttgccttcagtcaagcatggtggtgggagtgtcatggtctggggctgcatgagtgctgctggcactggggagctacagttcattgagggaaccttgaatgccaacatgtactgtgacatactgacgCAGAACATGTCTCCCTTCGGAGACCGGGCCGCAGGGCactattccagcatgataacgaccccaaactcACCTctaagacgaccactgccttgttgaagaagctgagggtgaaggtgatggactaaaccctattgagcatctgtggggcatcctcaaacggaaggtagaggagcacaaggtctctaacatccaccagctccgtgatgttgtcatggaggagaggaagaggactccagtggcaacctgtggagctctggtgaactccacgcccaagagggttaaggcagtgctggaaaataatggtggccacacaaaatattgacactttgggcccaatttggacattttcacttaggggtgtactcacttttgtagccagcggtttagacattaatggctgtgtgttgagttattttgaggggacagcaaatttacactgttacacaagctgtacactcactactttacattgtagcaaagtgtcatttcttcagtgtcgacacatgaaaagatatcatcaaatatttacaaaaatgtcaggggtgtactcacttttgtgggaTACTGTATATTACGGCATCGCTTCTGGCGTGTAATAACATCTGTGTTTGAATATTACAGGATTTGACTTGTGTGCCAgtatgtggaaaaaaagaagaagaaaaaaacagtgataGGAGGAAAAACTGAATGTGTGTTGATACCTTGGGAAGGAAGGTTGATACCAGGGAAGGAACTTATGCTCAAATTGGTCAAAGCAGTTCACTAGTGGTGTAAGGTCTAGCTTTATTTGctcattttgaaacatttcttttaaacttttttttttaacatttcttttaaacattttgaaacatttcttttaaacagagaTCAGTTGAGATGCACAGAAATGTCTATTGAAGCTTCTCAGAGCAATTGCTGCATAATACCCCAAAGCCTCATTTGTATATAGGTCTTCTGAATGGATTATGCTACTAAACTCACAGAGCAACATTCTGCTTGTACTGACAACgtacatttgtttttacagaACCATTTTACCAGCTTTCCATACAGGTAACAGGTACATTTCATTCACatgacacaaaagaaaaaaagcatgtcTATAGACTGTAATGACTAAAATAGCTGACTACTGAAAGATATATGGTGTTAGCTTGCTAATGCTAGCCATGTTAAAGCCATCTGGAAACCACGGCATGTGGGACTATAGCAAAAGCTCTTTCGGTCTTTGTTGACCTTTGTGCTTTATGTCTGGTCAAGAGTTTCT of Ictalurus punctatus breed USDA103 chromosome 29, Coco_2.0, whole genome shotgun sequence contains these proteins:
- the LOC128629399 gene encoding gamma-crystallin M2-like, whose amino-acid sequence is MTMGRVIFYEDRNFMGRSYECTGDCSDMHSYMSRCHSCRVESGCWMVYDRTNFMGNQYFMRRGEYADYMNMWGWGNNCIRSCRMIPMYRGSYRMRIYERDNFMGQMYEMSDDCDSFMDRYHWSNGCMSCHVMDGHWLMYEQPHYRGRMWYFRPGEYRNFRDYGGMRFMSMRRIMDSWY